A stretch of the Xiphias gladius isolate SHS-SW01 ecotype Sanya breed wild chromosome 21, ASM1685928v1, whole genome shotgun sequence genome encodes the following:
- the si:dkey-178o16.4 gene encoding vasopressin V2 receptor, whose amino-acid sequence MAWFSANISNITLESALLDEPRDERLAQVEIVLLFIIFITAGILNFGLLLVLWKRRKQLSRMRIFVFHLCVADLVVVFFQVCPQLMWDITDRFIGPDILCRAVKYLQVVGMFASTYMIVVMTIDRYQAICSPMVTFQRRRARWNGPVCAAWCVSLIGSLPQVFIFSRVEVAPGVYDCWAQFVKPWGPRAYVTWTTLVIFVLPVLTVIVCQVRICRTVHVNLHMKTHHAGEAVGKPLSSRASSVAGVSKARVKTVKMTVVIVLTYIICWTPFFTVQLWSVWDVEAPTQTATFTLLMLLASLNSCANPCIYLLFSGKLPRRLVALMCVGQPDAKESVQEEATVVSSVYISLKSLSDSR is encoded by the exons ATGGCTTGGTTCAGTGCGAATATCAGTAACATCACTTTGGAGAGTGCGCTATTGGACGAGCCGCGAGATGAGCGCCTGGCCCAGGTGGAAATAGTTCTCCtgttcatcatcttcatcactgCGGGGATCCTAAACTTCGGGCTCCTGTTGGTGCTGTGGAAGCGGAGGAAGCAGCTCTCCAGGATGCGCATCTTCGTTTTCCACCTGTGCGTCGCAGACCTGGTGGTCGTATTCTTCCAAGTTTGCCCGCAACTCATGTGGGACATCACTGACAGATTCATCGGTCCAGATATATTGTGTCGCGCAGTGAAGTACCTGCAGGTGGTCGGGATGTTTGCCTCCACTTATATGATAGTGGTGATGACGATAGACCGATATCAAGCCATCTGCAGCCCCATGGTGACTTTCCAGAGGCGCAGGGCGCGCTGGAACGGTCCGGTGTGCGCCGCCTGGTGCGTCTCCCTCATCGGCAGCCTCCCGCAGGTTTTCATCTTCTCGCGGGTGGAGGTGGCTCCCGGTGTGTACGACTGCTGGGCGCAGTTCGTCAAGCCGTGGGGGCCGAGAGCCTACGTGACCTGGACGACTCTGGTGATCTTCGTCCTGCCCGTTCTCACGGTGATCGTGTGCCAGGTGCGCATCTGCCGCACCGTGCACGTCAACCTCCACATGAAGACGCACCACGCCGGAGAGGCGGTCGGTAAGCCGCTGTCCTCGAGGGCCAGCAGCGTGGCAGGCGTGTCCAAGGCCAGGGTGAAGACGGTGAAGATGACCGTGGTCATTGTGCTTACCTACATCATCTGCTGGACGCCGTTCTTCACCGTGCAGCTCTGGTCTGTCTGGGACGTCGAGGCGCCCACTCAGA CTGCAACCTTCACCCTCCTGATGCTGCTGGCCAGTCTGAACAGCTGTGCAAACCCCTGCATCTACCTGCTGTTCAGTGGGAAGCTGCCCAGAAGACTGGTGGCCTTAATGTGCGTGGGCCAGCCTGATGCGAAGGAGTCCGTGCAGGAGGAGGCCACCGTGGTCAGCTCCGTGTACATCAGCCTCAAGAGCCTGTCAGACAGCAGATAA
- the arl6ip5a gene encoding ADP-ribosylation factor-like 6 interacting protein 5a produces MAKVELTPLRTWEDFFPGSERFAKPDAKDLAKWNNRVVSNLLYYQTNYLALAIVVFLIVGFLNPLGMFTAMAVVSSVFLGSVWVGENRAVINNFKRQNPTAFVIAIMVASYFLISMLGSVMVFMSAITLPLALIFAHASFRLRNMKNKLENKIEGAGLKRSPMGILLEALGQQEENFQKIQSFLEGKMKE; encoded by the exons ATGGCTAAAGTTGAGCTGACACCGCTCAGAACGTGGGAAGACTTCTTCCCCGGCTCGGAGAGATTCGCGAAACCGGACGCGAAAGATTTGGCGAAATGGAACAACAGAGTTGTCAGCAACCTGCTTTATTATCAGACAAATTATCTGGCTTTAGCCATCGTTGTTTTCCTCATTGTCGG GTTCCTGAACCCTCTGGGGATGTTCACAGCCATGGCCGTGGTGTCGAGCGTCTTCCTGGGTTCAGTGTGGGTCGGAGAGAACAGAGCTGTGATCAACAACTTTAAGAGGCAGAATCCCACAGCGTTTGTGATCGCCATCATGGTCGCCAGCTACTTCTTAATTTCTATGCTGGGGAGCGTCATGGTGTTCATGTCGGCAATCACTTTACCTCTAGCTT TGATATTTGCACATGCCTCATTTCGCCTCCGCAACATGAAGAATAAACTGGAGAACAAGATAGAGGGCGCTGGACTGAAGAGGTCACCGATGGGCATTCTGCTGGAGGCTCTGGGTCAGCAGGAGGAGAACTTTCAAAAGATCCAGAGCTTTCTGGAGGGAAAAATGAAGGAGTGA
- the trnt1 gene encoding CCA tRNA nucleotidyltransferase 1, mitochondrial yields the protein MWSTILSPRVIGRTGFYWRSLYTMQLKTSEFQSLFTDGLNGLAELFEKHQHELRIAGGAVRDLLSGKRPEDVDFATTATPEEMKRMFQTAGIRMINNKGEKHGTITARLHNENFEVTTLRVDVQTDGRHAEVEFTTDWLKDAERRDLTINSMFLGLDGTLYDYFKGYEDLQNRKVRFVGSAEQRIQEDYLRVLRYFRFYGRVASEPGDHEPETLSAIRENGCGLAAISGERIWVELKKMVVGNHAAHLLELMYRLELAQYIGLPPDGDVEEMKQVWRNAKDQSPKPMTILASLFHCPQEVEKMDIRLKVSREEKNLALFLVKHRRELRKSEDKPDSLKPFTDFIIDSRELDSQSKVCELLKYQGEKKLLADLHRWSIPRFPISGHDLRRMGVTSGKEIGTTLQKLRDIWKKSHYQMDKDELLSYVKS from the exons ATGTGGAGCACAATACTGAGCCCTCGTGTGATTGGTAGAACGGGTTTCTATTGGAGGAGTCTGTACACTATGCAGCTGAAGACCAGTGAGTTCCAGTCTCTGTTCACTGATGGACTGAACGGACTAGCAG AGCTGTTTGAGAAGCACCAGCATGAGCTGAGGATAGCCGGAGGTGCTGTACGGGACCTGCTGTCTGGGAAGCGGCCTGAAGATGTGGACTTTGCCACAACAGCCACTCCGGAGGAGATGAAGCGCATGTTTCAAACCGCAGGCATCAGGATGATCAACAATAAAGGAGAGAAGCATGGGACCATTACAGCGAGG cTACACAATGAGAACTTTGAGGTGACCACGCTGAGAGTGGATGTTCAGACGGATGGACGTCACGCGGAGGTGGAATTCACCACTGACTGGCTGAAAGACGCCGAGCGGAGAGACCTCACCATCAACTCCATGTTTTTAG GTCTTGATGGCACATTATATGACTATTTCAAAGGATATGAGGACCTGCAGAACCGTAAAGTTCGGTTTGTTGGCAGCGCTGAGCAAAGAATCCAAGAAGACTACCTGAGAGTACTGCGATACTTCAG GTTCTACGGCAGGGTGGCTTCGGAGCCTGGTGACCACGAACCTGAGACGCTGAGCGCCATCAGGGAAAACGGCTGCGGACTGGCCGCAATATCAGGAGAACGAATTTGGGTGGAACTAAAAAAGATGGTGGTTGGTAACCATGCTGCTCATCTGCTGGAGCTGATGTACAGGCTGGAACTGGCCCAGTACATAG gTTTACCGCCAGATGGCGATGTTGAGGAGATGAAGCAAGTGTGGCGGAATGCCAAAGACCAGTCTCCCAAACCCATGACCATCCTGGCTTCTCTCTTCCACTGCCCGCAGGAGGTGGAAAAGATGGACATCCGACTGAAGGTGTCCAGGGAGGAGAAGAATCTGGCTCTGTTCCTGGTCAAACACAGACGGGAGCTCCGCAAGAGCGAAGACAAGCCAGACAGCCTCAAACCCTTCACTGACTTCATCATTGAC AGCCGGGAGCTGGATTCTCAGAGTAAAGTATGCGAGCTGTTGAAGTATCAAGGTGAGAAGAAGCTGCTGGCAGACCTCCACAGATGGTCCATCCCTCGTTTCCCCATCAGCGGTCATGATCTGAGGAGGATGGGTGTCACGTCAGGCAAGGAGATAGGGACTACCTTACAGAAGCTGCGTGACATTTGGAAGAAAAGTCATTATCAGATGGACAAAGATGAACTACTCAGTTATGTAAAGTcttaa